The Camelus ferus isolate YT-003-E chromosome 13, BCGSAC_Cfer_1.0, whole genome shotgun sequence genome segment GGCACTTGGGTACTCACCCATTCACTGGGCTATCCACCTTGGCTTTCTTCACCCCCTCCATTTTCCTCTTGGTATTCTTCACAGAGAGCGGGGAAGGCttgcttcctttcccctctttggGGGACTCTGCTAGAATCAGCACGATAAGTTACAACCTGGCCATCACACAACTGTTCTGGTGGGAACTGGCTAGCCAGGCAAGACTGGCTTGTGCTGACTGTgactccctgctcccagcccagacTCAGAACCGCAGGACACAGAAAGGCCACAGGTCTCGCTTGCCTCACTTCAGGGACCGGGGACGGGCATCATGCTTAACTCTAGGAGCTGACACCATCTCCTGCCCCAGATTTATGAGAGTTTCAGCAAAACACAAACTAACTGCATTGCAGAAAGCCTGTTCACATCCCTTCCTGAAGAATACAAAAACCAACTCTCCAGGAGCGCCTGCCTCACTTCAAACATCACCATGTGCTCGTGGGGACGCTGGAGCCTGCAGAGTGCTCAGACTAGCTGCAATTCCCAAAGGAATCTGAAGGAGAGGGTCAGCCCCTCAGGGAGCAGACTCATACCCGACACTCACCCAGCTTGGGGGCAGGTGAGAACCGTGATGCGCTGTCCAGCACCTGGGCGCTGCCGGGGAGGAGGCCCTTGGCCTGTGCCTTGGCCTCGTCGAGGGCATGCCTGCGCTTCTCCACCTCACCCTCCAGGTGTGTCAGGTCAACCTGGGAAAGCCAGAGCCCACAGTTCAGAACCGGATGCCTCTAGTCAAACACAACCAACAcactacatgaaaaaaaaaaaaaaaaaaaaaaaccagaacctTCTTGCGAGTATAGAGCTGCAGGATTTTCAAGCAGatttcttgaatttcttcttCAGTTGCTCCAAACAAAAGGAACCAATGGGGACGATTGGGCAGAGGGATCTGTAAACACAAATACCACTGTGATACTCTCCTTCAGTGCCAACAAAATTCTCAGGGTGCTACAACACAAGTCTGCTGGACACCAACAAGGAGGCTTCTTGTTGGCACCAAGAAGCCTGATTTGAAGCACATGACATGAAAGTTTACTGGAGACTAGTGAAAGCAGCAGACTGGAACCCCCCGTGGTGGCCCACTGACCTCCAGCGTCCGGGCGGCGAGATAAATGCAGGCACAGGCGATGCTCTCAGGCTGAAACCTCACAAAAACATCTGTGCGCAGGCTGTCATTCATGTAATTCCTGAAAACCAAACGCAGGAAGAATTGCAACACCCCAGGGCAGCCCACGATACCCATCTGCATCATCTACATAAAGTCACTACTCCCCTACGTAGTCTACTGCCAGGCCTTAAAGCTAGACAGTCCTGGGAACCTCACAAGTTCATGGAGAAACAGTCCAGCTGCTTTTTCTGAATACAGGACAGGAGGACAGggaaattactgaaaaaaattttaaaagctggctGAATGTCAGACAACACGTGTTGCTATAAAAGAGAACCAAGTTTAACTTTACTTTTCCCTCTCAACCTCTGGCCTGCTCTCATGCAAAAGTCAGTGCCTCAGAAAGATGTCTACTGTGGCAGTTCAACGTGTTTGATTAAGGAGCCCTAAATGCTCAAAATCCGTAGTGCAGAGAAACATGCAAACTCAAAAGAATGGGCTGAGCACAAAGCCTGCGAGGGCCTTTCTGAGCCAAGAGGTCCTCTTGTGTCCTTTTCCTTGAAGAGGTGTTCACAGCCTGGCCGCCTTCTTCCACACGGAGTCCACTCGCAAAGGGGAAACGCCCGTGGGTGCACGGGAGCGTCTGCAGAGGAGGGCTCAATGCCCAGAGGGAAACCCTCTTCTCAGGGTTATGAAAGAATTGTTTCCAAATTGTCCCATCTCAACAAGGAGTCTTAAAGTGAACATTCATAAGAgcagataaaagaacaaaatacaagtTTCATCACAGtcagtacattttaaaaactttatcgtattttaaaacatacaaaaatacaaaacacttgcattttttaaaaagttaaagagttttaaaattggctacattttcaacattttcatataaatatatttctttaagatTTACTAGACCGAAATCAGATCTCTCATTAACTTTATCAGTATTGCAAAAACAGAAGATCAATTCCACAAGAAAACAGCTGAATAGGTCATATATCTAGTGCTCACACACCCCAGTGACAGGCACACCCCCAGGTGAGCCATGTCATGCTGGGATCTGACTGAACCTCCCCACTCCGACCCCCAGTTATCTCTGCCCTAAATCCCAGATAAACTGATGTACAAACCCAAGGAGAGATTTCTCAGTGATAAATTCTATATATGCCACTGGCAGCACCTGGCTCTGAAGCTCTGCTCCAGGAACCAAGAGGTGACCAAAGAAAAGCCAGTGTGATGGTGCCAAGGCCAAATGTCCCAAAGAGTTGCAAGTAAACAAGttcaaacattttatataaacataaccATCAGTAACTTTTTGGttctaataaaaaaatatttttaacactcAAATAGAACTTTTAggttctaaaaaaaaacaaagtcctcAAAACATATACTTAAACTTAACTGCTATATTTGAAATAAGTTACAACAAAGtgtcattaaattatttaaagatgCACACCTTTTACTAGAATGTGTCAACACTTAGGTGCTGGAAAGAGTAACTTTAGCACTTCCAGAAATAATAATATCCTCCCATACTAAACTCTGAGTTCCCATCAGCCAATTTGTACAGCTTTCTGtagaggtttttgttgttgttttattttttaaagacaaaggtATTGCATCTTTATTGCACAGGTACGGCAGTTTTAAAGGACAAAATTCAAGTCAAGACAGTTATCACTCTAGTCATACAATTACCAAAGCACGACAGGTTAACAAGAAGCACAACCGTCAGAGCCACGGCAGCAGTCGGCCAGCACTACACTGCCGCGCGCACACCACCGTCTAGAGCCGGCCTTCGGTGGAGCCTGCACTGGGTTGGCTGAGGACGGCCGCTGTCCCTGCACCAAAGCGCTTGGACAGTAGAGGAGAAGTCTTAGTCACTTACCCTCAGAGGCTACCCTTTGATTGAAAGagtacagaaaagaaaagtcaaaatagGTTCTCCATTAGCCACGGCACAGCACCAGACAATTCAGGCAGCATAACTACGACCCTCACAGACTTAACTCCATGGAAACTCACAAAGCACCCAGCACTGAAATGCCACTTTCAGGCCCCTTTCTAGCATGTGCTTTGTTACAATCAATCCCCAAACTGCAGGGAAGCTTTATAACCCCTCCTTCTCCCACAGGACTCTCTTTAATGGAAGCAGTTAAAAGCAGTTTCACAGCAGATATGAAACCACAAAGTCCAGGTTGGCACCTGTAGGGAAGACCTTAAGGTGCCAAGTCAACGGCCCCCAAAGGGAAGCCACTGACCGCCCTCccagagggttggggaggggatgggCCACCTTACCGTTACACCAGTGCCTGTTATTTGGGAGGCTGGTTGGAATTTACCTGGCAGGAACACTGGGCACTCGGACAACTCTAGCCCACAACCACGTCATGGGACTGACTACCCCCTGCCCAAGCGCCTCGCATCAACACACTCCTGCACTGCCCTTGCTGGTCTCGTAAAGCAAGGAAGGCCAACTCACCATGAGGTCTGGACCAGGTGTTGGTTACGCTCACACTCTAACACCTGAAGGTACATAACGATTATCTGGAAGATACGGGTCAGGCAGTTATTACCAAGAACCTTGGGAACCCAGAATTCAGATCTTGAGGGCGTCCATGCAGCAAATAAGAGCCTCAGGCTAGATCCCAGGGCTGGCTCCTGGTCACACGCCCGCTGCACAGCTCGGCTGGAGGGCAGTTTCTGCGGACGCGCTTGCCACCTGCTTTTGCAGCCAGGCACCACGAAAGCGCGTGAGGACCTAGCTGCACCGTAGTTGGTCCTGCCGGTGCACGGCTGATGCTCATTCTTGTCTTCGACACATTTTCCACCAGGGAGCTTAGCCTGCCCTGAACATTTCCGTACCCCAGTCGCCAACTTACACAAAACATGGTATGAAAACACTttcagcaaatgaagaaaaagctCTTAAATCTATGGGGAGTAATTTACCAAGAATTTGAATTAATGCCAGAAAGTCACACAAGCAAGAGAGATATGAGGAAACCGCCAATAAAAGGGGGATGGAAACTTGAAAATAGcactctttgaaaaaaaagaaaacaagccctGTGTCTGAGTTAACGTGGAAGGTACACGCGGCACTGCGTGCTTCTAAACCAGAGCAGCCTGCAGCGCCATGTTAGTGCGTTTCCACATGAAAGGGCCCAGAATTCTCCAGTCCTTCCATAACAAGAAATAAGGTTAACACTAAAGCTACTTTAGAAAATTATctgttgagaaaagaaaatgtaaactgCCAGACTGCATTTTTACAGGTTCATCACTATTTCTGAAAGctcaaacttaaaaaatgtaattccCAAAACTCTTAAAAACACACTATTAAAATTATCATGATACAGGAAGGCTAATGAGCAAACagtcattttcagatgagaaatatAAACTGGAAAACCAAGTCAAGGACATTCAGTCCTCTTCAGTTTCTAATCTGGGTAAGAACAGAGCAGGGACTCAGGAGGGCTGACGTGGCAGCTGGGCTGCATACCCACCTTGTGAGGGTGCTTCACGTGGACACAGAAACCCAGCTCTTTGAGAACCCGCCTTTCCGCCTTTATAATTTGATTCTTTAAGTTAACGTAATCTTGATCTAACAGCAGAGGCACAGGCTTTCTACAAAGACAAAGCACGTGGTCTGCATAAGGGTCAAATGAAACAGTGCATTAAATCCCATGATTACCCCCCAAGCAGTGACAACCAA includes the following:
- the CCNL2 gene encoding cyclin-L2 isoform X4, which produces MNDSLRTDVFVRFQPESIACACIYLAARTLEIPLPNRPHWFLLFGATEEEIQEICLKILQLYTRKKVDLTHLEGEVEKRRHALDEAKAQAKGLLPGSAQVLDSASRFSPAPKLAESPKEGKGSKPSPLSVKNTKRKMEGVKKAKVDSPVNGLPKGRGSRSRSGSHEQSYSRSPSRSASPKRRKSDSGSTSGGSKSQSRSRSRSDSPPRQAHRGAPYKGSKVRSYRKSKDCKYSAQKPHASRSRSSSRSRSRSRERADNSGKYKKKSHYCRDQRQERSRSYERAGRRYERDHPGHSRHRR
- the CCNL2 gene encoding cyclin-L2 isoform X3 — translated: MMQMGIVGCPGVLQFFLRLVFRNYMNDSLRTDVFVRFQPESIACACIYLAARTLEIPLPNRPHWFLLFGATEEEIQEICLKILQLYTRKKVDLTHLEGEVEKRRHALDEAKAQAKGLLPGSAQVLDSASRFSPAPKLAESPKEGKGSKPSPLSVKNTKRKMEGVKKAKVDSPVNGLPKGRGSRSRSGSHEQSYSRSPSRSASPKRRKSDSGSTSGGSKSQSRSRSRSDSPPRQAHRGAPYKGSKVRSYRKSKDCKYSAQKPHASRSRSSSRSRSRSRERADNSGKYKKKSHYCRDQRQERSRSYERAGRRYERDHPGHSRHRR